Genomic segment of Streptomyces sp. NBC_01210:
CTGGGCGCCACGAGCGGTGCTCTCGCCGGCGCGGTCTTCAAGCAGGTATGGAAGGCCACCGGCCACGACGAGGATGCTCCCGACGCCACCGACAGAGATCGCAGCTGGGGGGAAGTTCTGATCGCCGCCGGCCTGCAGGGTGCGATCTTTGCCGCGGTCAAGGCGGCGGTCGACCGCGCCGGCGCCGGCGCCGTGCACCGCCTGACCGGAACCTGGCCCGGCTGACCCCCACACCGCCGCATCCGCGGAGTGCCAATGCGCCGGAGGAGCGGGACATCGTCATGGCGTGTGCACTCATGAGGATGTATCTGCGCCTCCGCCCTCTCGCTGACGGTGATTTGGGGGATACGCTACGTCAAGGGCGGGGGTCTCCGACGTGCATGCTCGTCGTGCCAGGAGGGGAACGGGTGGCCACGGATTGGTCGGACACGCAGCGAGCCGTAGGTCCAGCACCGGACGAGGAGCAGCGCGAGCGGGACATGCGGATCGTGCCGAGAGCTCTTGAGCGAGATGCCGAACTGGTCATTGTCAAGGCGGCGTTGGACGCCGTGAGCGGCCGATCGCCGACGGGTGCGGTGATCCCCTCAGCACGGCGCGGTGGCTTGATGGCCTTCACAGGACCGGCCGGAGCGGGCAAGACGACCCTCTTGGAGGAGGTGCGTCGCCTTGCGCCGGAGCGGGAGTGCACCGCGCTCTTCGCGAAGGGCGGCGAGCAGGAGCGGAGTCTGGCCTTCCATGTGGTGCGGCAGTTGCTCCAGCCGCTGCTGGCCTCGTACTCCGAGAGTGAGCGCCGGGAGCTGCTGGGCGACTGGTACGGCATCGTGGGCCCCTGTGTCGGCTTGAGTCCCGCCGTGGAGGGCGTGGTGCCGGATCCGCAAGGTGTGCGGGACGGTCTGGATTGGGTGGTCACGCATGTGTCGGTACAGCGTGGCCCATTGGTCCTGGTCGTCGACGATGCGCACTGGGCGGACGCGGAGTCCCTGGCGTGGCTGACCTCCTTTGCCGTACGGGTCGAGGAACTGCCCGTACTTCTGGTCGTCGCGTACCGCGCGGAGGAAATGCCCGATGAAGCCACGACGTTCAGCGACATGGTCGGGCGGAACCGGGTGGGTCCGCTCGACCTGGCGCCGTTGACGCCGGCCGCGGTCGCCCATCTGATGCGCGAGGCGCTGGGCACCGAGGCCGACGACGACTTCTGTCGTGAAGCCTGGCTGGTCACCGGCGGCAATCCCTTCGAGACGGTCGAGCTGGCGGCGAAGGTACGCGACGGTCAGCTGGTCCCCGGGAGGGAGAACGCCTGCGCGTTGCGGGACCTTGCTGCCGAGACCAGGGGCGGCGGCCTGGTGGACCGGCTGGAGCAGCTGGGCACGCTCGCTGTGCGGATGGCCTGGGCTGTGGCCGTCCTCGGCTCGGAGGCGACCTTCGGCATGGCTGCGGCGCTGGCGGCGCAGGGACCGGCCGAGGCCGCGCAAGCGACGGATACGCTGCGGACCGAGCGCATTCTGACGTACGGCATGAAGCCGGAGTTCGTCCATCCGCTGATCGCGACGGCGGTCTATCGGGCCATCCCGCCCGCGATGCGGGTGGCACTGCACGGCAAGGCGGCCTGGGAGCTCGTGGAGGCGGGCAAGGGTCCGGCTGCGGCGGCTCGACATCTGCTGGAGACACAGCCGGAGGGGGATGTCTGGGTGGCGGAGCAGCTACGCGACGCGGCCCGGGAATATGTGCGCCGTGGTGCTCCCGACGCTGCCCGGCGCTGCCTGAGCCGCGCCCTGCGCGAGCCTCCGCCCGCGGGACTGCGGGCCACGGTGCTGCACGAACTCGGTTCCCCGGCGCTCCTGCACGATCCGGCCGTGACGGTCAACCATTTGCGGGCTGCGCTGGAGGAGCCGGATCTGCAGCCGGCACTGCGGCAGAGCATCGTGATCCGTCTCGGGCGGGCGCTGTCGCATTGCGACAGGCTCACGGAGGCGGCGGACCTGGCGATGGAGGAATTCCGTACGGCCACGGACTCGCGAGAACGCCTTCGCATGCTCATGGAGCACTTCAGGATGTCGGCGTTCACCTCCGACGACCGGGAAGCCCCGGCTCTGTCCCGTCGGCTCAGCCACCTCACGCGGCGGCTGTCCGGTGAGAGCCAGACCGAGCGCTACCTCTACGGGTTGCGCGCATGGGATGCGATGGTGCGCGGCGAACCGGCGGCAACCGCGGTGGAGTTCGCGGAGCGGGCGCTGGGTTCCGGCGGGATGAGCTGGACGGACGAGAGGTGGGGCTTCGAAGTCCCGTCGCTGGTGGCCCTCACCTTCCTGTACTGCGACCGCCCGGACCGGGCCGAGCATCTGTACGCGGGAGCCATCGCGGAGTACGAACAGCAGGGCTGGCGCGGGGTGCATCTCTCGCTCGGTTACAGCCTGCTCGGTTACATCCGGTTCTGGAAAGGTCAGCTCACCGACGCCGAGGACTTTGTACGCGCCGGGCTGCAACTCGCGGACCGCCTGGGGCCCGCGGGCATTCATGCGCAGTGGTACGCGATGGCCACCTTGATCGAAATCCTGATGGCCCGCGGAGAGACCGCGGCTGCCCAGGAGCTGGCGGTCGCCCGCCGGTTCGGTAAGCCGTTCCCCTCGGCCGTGACGCTTCCCGACGCCGAGACTGTCCACGGCGAACTGCTGTTGGCCCGGGGCATGGACAAGGAGGCCGCTGAAGAGCTGTCCGCGGTGGGCCGCCGCCTCGATCTGCGTGGAATGCGCAATCCGGCCTGGTGCCCGTGGCTGCCCCAACTCTCGCTGGCTACCCGGACGACGGATGCTGGGCGGGCGCTGGATCTGGCGCAGGAGGCACTGCGCCGCGCCGAGCGCTTCGGTACGGCCACGGCAGTGGGGAAGGCGCTGTCTGTGCTCGCCCGGGTGACGGACGGGCCCGAGGGAATTGCTCTGCTGCGGCGTGCCGTCACTACGCTGGAGTTGTCGCCCTCGTCGTACGAACTCGCGAGCGCTCTGGTCGAGTTCGGCACCGCTCTGCGCCGTGCCGGACTTCTCTCGCAAGCGGCCGAGCCTCTGCACCGTGGAGTGGATCTGGCCGGTCGGTGCGGGGCCGTGGGTGTTGCGGCACGGGCGCGCGACGAGCTGGTCACGGCGGGGCTGAGGCCTCGCCGCTTGGATGTGGTGCGGCACGAGCCGCTTAGCGGAGCACCATCCGCGTAGTCAACGGCGCACGGTTGCCCGCGCGCGCCGTGCCGTGCACCACATCGTGGGGGCATGGTGCGCCAGGGGCAGCATCGTCGGTTTCCCTGTGCGTCGAGAGGTGAAGCATCCAGGGCGAACGGACGGGGGAGTACCTGATCCCCGCCCTGACTTGCTCGCTGTTGCTTCCTCGTCTCGCTCCTCGGAGGGGGCCATGCGCGCTGCTGTGGCAGGTGCGAAGGGCCACACCATCGGGGCTCGCACCGATGTCGAGCTGGACGTGAAAGCCCTCGACCACGCCCCTTTCACGGAGGCGGCCCCGTCGAGACCTTGCGTCAACTCGCCCACGCCGCTTCCGCTTCCGTGAGGACGTCATGACCGAATTCTTCCTGCCCGAGCTGCCTCGCCTGCTGCCGGTGGCCTACCACCCCAAGGCAACGCAGATCGAGTTCCGGTCGAACGGCTGGGTGCGCAGCCGGCTCGGCGACTGCTTCGCGAGCGAGGAAGACCTGCTGCGCTACCTACGCCAGCGCAACGGACTGTACGGGCCACTGACCGTGCCGTACGCGGATGAGCAGCGGGCGCTCGATGTCGCGGACTGGTACCAGTACGTCACCGTCATCGACAGCTTCGCCTCGGACCGTTCGGCGCTGGGAGCCGATGAGGCCAGTGCCCGCGATGTGTTCGCCGAGGTCATGGACGACTTCCACGGTGACGGCGGCGGGAGAGAGGACTTTCCCTACGGCGTAGCGGGCAAGGAGCTGTGGCGTCGTATCAGCCCTGGGCTCTCTCCCGGTCAGATCCGACGGTTCGCCGGTGCTCTCGAAGCGTTTCTCCGTGGGTGCGTCACCGAGATCCGGTTCAAGCTGACGGAGCGGGTGCCGGACTACGAGACCTGTATGACCGTGCGTCTGGACAGTTTCGGCTGCGACTTCATCCGGTTGATGACCGAATATGCGGCGGGCGTCGACATGACCGGACTCGATCGG
This window contains:
- a CDS encoding DUF4235 domain-containing protein, producing the protein MKASKIAYKPVGLVLGATSGALAGAVFKQVWKATGHDEDAPDATDRDRSWGEVLIAAGLQGAIFAAVKAAVDRAGAGAVHRLTGTWPG
- a CDS encoding ATP-binding protein; this encodes MAFTGPAGAGKTTLLEEVRRLAPERECTALFAKGGEQERSLAFHVVRQLLQPLLASYSESERRELLGDWYGIVGPCVGLSPAVEGVVPDPQGVRDGLDWVVTHVSVQRGPLVLVVDDAHWADAESLAWLTSFAVRVEELPVLLVVAYRAEEMPDEATTFSDMVGRNRVGPLDLAPLTPAAVAHLMREALGTEADDDFCREAWLVTGGNPFETVELAAKVRDGQLVPGRENACALRDLAAETRGGGLVDRLEQLGTLAVRMAWAVAVLGSEATFGMAAALAAQGPAEAAQATDTLRTERILTYGMKPEFVHPLIATAVYRAIPPAMRVALHGKAAWELVEAGKGPAAAARHLLETQPEGDVWVAEQLRDAAREYVRRGAPDAARRCLSRALREPPPAGLRATVLHELGSPALLHDPAVTVNHLRAALEEPDLQPALRQSIVIRLGRALSHCDRLTEAADLAMEEFRTATDSRERLRMLMEHFRMSAFTSDDREAPALSRRLSHLTRRLSGESQTERYLYGLRAWDAMVRGEPAATAVEFAERALGSGGMSWTDERWGFEVPSLVALTFLYCDRPDRAEHLYAGAIAEYEQQGWRGVHLSLGYSLLGYIRFWKGQLTDAEDFVRAGLQLADRLGPAGIHAQWYAMATLIEILMARGETAAAQELAVARRFGKPFPSAVTLPDAETVHGELLLARGMDKEAAEELSAVGRRLDLRGMRNPAWCPWLPQLSLATRTTDAGRALDLAQEALRRAERFGTATAVGKALSVLARVTDGPEGIALLRRAVTTLELSPSSYELASALVEFGTALRRAGLLSQAAEPLHRGVDLAGRCGAVGVAARARDELVTAGLRPRRLDVVRHEPLSGAPSA
- a CDS encoding terpene synthase family protein, with amino-acid sequence MTEFFLPELPRLLPVAYHPKATQIEFRSNGWVRSRLGDCFASEEDLLRYLRQRNGLYGPLTVPYADEQRALDVADWYQYVTVIDSFASDRSALGADEASARDVFAEVMDDFHGDGGGREDFPYGVAGKELWRRISPGLSPGQIRRFAGALEAFLRGCVTEIRFKLTERVPDYETCMTVRLDSFGCDFIRLMTEYAAGVDMTGLDRLLADVHTHCMRQMIIVNDLLSWRKEHAQGDKMTVVRVLTERGGLGLQQCVDRLHKLVDHHEKAYIVARDRMLNGPHGTRADIRAYLNGLDHLIGGSAEFEYLTPRYFGDGYVWDGSTSGWISLTAPVTRFRARPNTDTDTDTNVESSGSRAATPCMTRS